The Fibrobacter sp. UWR4 genome includes the window GAAATCTTCGCGATGGAGAAACGAAGGATATGTACAATCCTCATTGCGGTTGGAACATCGGTGGCAAGGAACGAAACGCCGATGATCAGAAATTTGCTATGCGTCCGGATACAATCGTGTGGCAGGGTGACCACATATTTATTGTTGACGCAAAATTCTACACTGGGGATAATCTTCCCTCATCAAGTTCCATCAGCAAGCAGATTGTGTACGGTCAGTTTGTGGAACAGAAACTGTGTAACGAGAATCTTCGGGATGGCGCGACTTACCAAGACTGCGCAAGCATTGGTAACAAAATTTTCAATGTGTTCTTGTTGCCCTACTGTTACGAAAATTGCGAAGCAAATCGCTACGAATGCCGCGAGCCTGAAATTTTGAATCAAATCCCCTTTGATCCGTATAAAATGCAGTTTCTGGGCACAGCCTCTAGCGACTGGATGGACAATTCTAAACCTTACCACAAAATCGTTGGCATCCAGCTGGATGTAAAATCCGCAATGCGGAACTACCGTCGCAACGAAATTGCTCAATTCAAGTTGGCGGAAATTGTGAAGGAAAAACTGTTAAAAATTGCAAAGTCTTCTGTATCGGATGAAATGATTGAACAAAATTCTGTTGCTTTAACTGCCGAATAATGGCTTCTCGGATTTTATTAAAGAATTTATTTTTAGATTGTTATTATAAAATCTGAAAATTTAAAATCCGAAAAGTTTTATGAAAAAGAAATTTGTTTTGTCGGCGGCAATGATTGCTGCTCTTGGTTTGGCGGGTACCGCCCAGGCGGCACAGACGGTGATTAAGGTGGATGATACCAAGCCGGGTGTGGTGATTAACAAGAATAATATGATGTCTGCGGATTTGGCCATCTGGAATCCGCCTAGCCGTTATTACGATATGACCGACGCCCTGGTGGATGGCGGTTACACTTTGTTCCGCTTCCCTAACGGCAGCTTGAGCAATGATTACCACTGGAATGGTATTGGCAAGTATGATAGCACGGGCCTTTGGATCACTACGGAAGAAGAGGGCAAGTATGCTCCGGGTTTCTTGGGCGAAACCATTTACCGCGGCACCACCAAGGACAATTACGGTTTTGTGCGTCGCAGTCATTTGGCCGACGGCAAGATGGAAACCATGTGGTGGGGCGAGATTCTGGACCCTAACGATCCGCCCTGGGTTGTGGTGGAATTCCCCGAAAAGAAGAACATTGATTCCTTGCAGATTAGCTGGGGCGATTTGCGCCCCAAGGCTTTCCAGTATGAATACTGGACTACGGATTATGCGGAATATCCGGGTGTGCATCAGGCGCTGACCAACGACTTGAAGCTGGAAGCCAGCGTGAAGGTGACTGGCCCTGAGACCATGTACAAGGGCAAGTCCGTGCGCACTCGTTATGTGGCGATCCGCTTTAAGTTGCAGGACTTGCCGGGCAAGGGCGTGCAGATTCGCGAGATGAAGATGTTCAGCAACGGCGAGGATTTGCTGGCCGGAAACGAATACAAGATGTATGCCATGTCCACCCGCAATGGCGACAAGGCCCGCACCGACTGGACCAACATTCCCTGGCATTTCGAAGAGTTCATGAAGTATCTGGGAACGCTGCCGAAATCCGCCGACGGTAAGCCGGCCCAGGCTGTGATTTGCGTGAATGCGGGTACGGGCACATCCAAGGAGGCTGCCGCCTGGGTGCGTTACGCCAACAAGGTGAAGGGTTACAATATTAAGCAGTGGGAAATCGGTAACGAACTGGACGGCGAATGGGAAGAATCTGGCCCCATTTCTGCCCGCCATTATGCGGCCCGCTATTTGGAATACGCCCGCGCCATGAAGGCTGTGGATCCCACTATCATTTTGCATGGACCGCTGCTCAGTACTCACAAGATGATGCAGAAGGGCGCCGGCATTCTGGATGGAAAGTACTGGATGGAAGAATTCCTCCGCATTGTGGGGGAGGCGGAAATCGCCGATGGCAAGCGCTACCTGGATGCAGTGGACTTGCACAATTATCCGTACTGGACTCCCAATGGCGCCAACGCCAAGGACATGCTGAAGGCGATGCTGGATGTGGGCCCCAATATGGATACGCTGGACGTTTGGATGAAGCGCCACTTGCCTGGTGTGGACAAGGTTCCTTCTGCTTCTGGCGAAGAAAAGCGCCGTGTGTTCCTGTCTGAATTCAGCACCAACGTTCAGGGCTACAGCCTGTTGATGGATTACCCCCAGGCAACGGCCATGGCTATGATTTTTGCGCAGCATGCGGTGCGTTTTGGCGACCGCTTGCAGGTGCTGCCCTGGGACGCTTTCGGTAACCTCTTCAAGAGCCCGGACGATACTTGGGGTACCATCAGTATGACTGCCCTTCTGAAGGAAGGTTCCTGGAACAAGTGGAAATCTCTGGAGCCTACTGCGGAATACTATGGCGTGTATATGACTTTCAAGCAGTTCCTGGAAGACGGCTTTGCTGTGGTTCCTGTGGAAAGTTCCAATTCTGAAGTTGTGGCTTATGCCTTGGCGAAGGATAAATCGGCTCGTGTTCTTTTGGCAAATCTGTCTGACGTTGCGCAGGTTGTGCAAATCGACCGCGTTTCTGTAGGCGCTGGAGCCGATAAGGCCGCCATCGAAGTGGATGTGTTTGGCGAGGAACAGTTCAAGTGGGTGGGCGATCAGAAAAACGCTTATCCCTATCCGAAGATGGGCCCCAGCGGACGCCGTCTGAATCCGGAAAAGTCCCGCGACATTACCATTCCGCCTTTCGGTCTCGTAGTGGCTCAAATTAATCCTCGCGCAGTTGGGACTGACAAGGCCACCGCAAAGAACGCCGCAACGCCTGTGGTTCTCGCCGCAGCCTTGGAAAAGAAGGTGATGATGGTGGGGGATACGGTGGACCTGTTTGTGACCGCCGTGCAGCAGAATGGTCAGCTGACAGGCGCAACTCTCAAGATTCCTGGCTTTGGAAAGAAGGGTAGTGCCATGACTGTGAACGTTACGCCTGATGACGGCAAGTGGGACGCCTCTGTAGAAAGCTTCCATGTGAAGGTTCCTGTACCCGAACATGCAAAGACGACGCCTGTGGTGGTGCAGGGTACCGGAGCCAAGGGTACTGAAATTGAATTGACGGTTACAGGCCTTGGCGGTAAAAAGACTGTGCAGAAGATTCCGTTCCGCGTGCGTGGCGCCTATCGAACCACAAGCGTTTTGCAGAACTTTGATAACGGCGTCGATGCCGTGGATTGGTTCCCGGTGGTGGGCGAAGGCAATACAGAAATGGGTGCCAAGGTCTTTAACGGAAATCCGCCCCATGGTGGCTTTATCCGTCATGATTTCCACATTGAGCAACCGCCTACTCTTGGCTGGCCCAACTACTCTGGCGCCTACTACGTTGTTCCCCAGGAAATCAAACAGTCTGTAGGTGTGGTGTTTGATTACGCCACCAACCACAACAATCCCGATGGCTACATCGAAGTTCAGGTGCAGAGCGATCAGGTGAAGGACTACGACGAGTTCATGGTTCGCCTCCGCAATACTCACGGCAGCTGGGTCCGCGACACCCTCATCTGGGAGAACATGACTCAGGAAGGTTGGGGCAAAACCATTCCTCAGCTGGATCCTACAAAGATCAAGACCATCAATTTCCGCGCCCGTCATAGCGGCGTGGGCTACATCAGCCTGGACAACATCTTCCTCTTGCAGGAAGACGGCACCGAAGTGCCTATGCCCAAGGGCTTGCGCCGCCTGAGGTAATGGCTCTTGTTTTAAATACAAGCGGGAACTTTCTGCTTGTATAAAATGAAAATCAAAAAGAAAACCTCGCAGTAGAGCTGCGAGGTTTTTGCTTAACGCTTGAT containing:
- a CDS encoding discoidin domain-containing protein, which produces MKKKFVLSAAMIAALGLAGTAQAAQTVIKVDDTKPGVVINKNNMMSADLAIWNPPSRYYDMTDALVDGGYTLFRFPNGSLSNDYHWNGIGKYDSTGLWITTEEEGKYAPGFLGETIYRGTTKDNYGFVRRSHLADGKMETMWWGEILDPNDPPWVVVEFPEKKNIDSLQISWGDLRPKAFQYEYWTTDYAEYPGVHQALTNDLKLEASVKVTGPETMYKGKSVRTRYVAIRFKLQDLPGKGVQIREMKMFSNGEDLLAGNEYKMYAMSTRNGDKARTDWTNIPWHFEEFMKYLGTLPKSADGKPAQAVICVNAGTGTSKEAAAWVRYANKVKGYNIKQWEIGNELDGEWEESGPISARHYAARYLEYARAMKAVDPTIILHGPLLSTHKMMQKGAGILDGKYWMEEFLRIVGEAEIADGKRYLDAVDLHNYPYWTPNGANAKDMLKAMLDVGPNMDTLDVWMKRHLPGVDKVPSASGEEKRRVFLSEFSTNVQGYSLLMDYPQATAMAMIFAQHAVRFGDRLQVLPWDAFGNLFKSPDDTWGTISMTALLKEGSWNKWKSLEPTAEYYGVYMTFKQFLEDGFAVVPVESSNSEVVAYALAKDKSARVLLANLSDVAQVVQIDRVSVGAGADKAAIEVDVFGEEQFKWVGDQKNAYPYPKMGPSGRRLNPEKSRDITIPPFGLVVAQINPRAVGTDKATAKNAATPVVLAAALEKKVMMVGDTVDLFVTAVQQNGQLTGATLKIPGFGKKGSAMTVNVTPDDGKWDASVESFHVKVPVPEHAKTTPVVVQGTGAKGTEIELTVTGLGGKKTVQKIPFRVRGAYRTTSVLQNFDNGVDAVDWFPVVGEGNTEMGAKVFNGNPPHGGFIRHDFHIEQPPTLGWPNYSGAYYVVPQEIKQSVGVVFDYATNHNNPDGYIEVQVQSDQVKDYDEFMVRLRNTHGSWVRDTLIWENMTQEGWGKTIPQLDPTKIKTINFRARHSGVGYISLDNIFLLQEDGTEVPMPKGLRRLR